The DNA region CAACCCTCCCGCCGCTTATGATACATCCGTTACATATAAGCGAATTCAGAACAAGCCCAATCCTTTCAGGTTCTTCTCCTCCTGCAAATACTGTCTTGGAAGGAGGCCAGTGCCCCTGGTGTGTCCTTACAGGCCAGTTATTATCATAAAGATTAAATATAGGTTCAACCTGAACAAGATCCATATTGGCTTCATAATATGCATCAAGTGTCCCTATATCTTTCCAGTATAAAATATTTTTTCTGTTTTCATCTTCAAAGGGGTATGCATACATTTTTTTTCCCCTTATCATTGCAGGAATCACATTTTTACCAAAATCATGTTGTGTAGGCTTATCTCTGTCAATGCCAAGTTCTTCTTTAAGCACATCTCTGTTAAATACATATATGCCCATTGAAACAAGAGCCTTATCCGTTCTGCCGGGTATAGGTTTCGGAGAAGCAGGCTTTTCTTCAAAACCCAAAACCCTGCTGTCCTGTGACATTTCAATGATACCAAACTGACCTGCCTTCTGTATGGGTGATTCAACAGCTGCAACTGTTACATCCGCCTGCTTTTCTATATGATACCCAATCATTTTCCTATAATCCATCTTATATATATGGTCGCCTGCAAGTATAAGTATATAATCGGGTTGAGGCTTTTCCATTTCAATAGAATAAAGGTTTTGATAT from bacterium Unc6 includes:
- a CDS encoding glucose-1-phosphate adenylyltransferase: MPIPYKVFTFIMAGGKGERLHPLTQDRAKPAVPFGGIYRVIDFTLSNCLNSGLRKIYILTQYKSISLSRHIRQGWSIFDSELGEFIEIMPAQQRIDERWYQGTADAVYQNLYSIEMEKPQPDYILILAGDHIYKMDYRKMIGYHIEKQADVTVAAVESPIQKAGQFGIIEMSQDSRVLGFEEKPASPKPIPGRTDKALVSMGIYVFNRDVLKEELGIDRDKPTQHDFGKNVIPAMIRGKKMYAYPFEDENRKNILYWKDIGTLDAYYEANMDLVQVEPIFNLYDNNWPVRTHQGHWPPSKTVFAGGEEPERIGLVLNSLICNGCIISGGRVERSILSPGVRINSYSHIQDSIIMEGCNIGRHVKIKRAILDKNVIVENGATIGFDIEKDKKRFMVTSSDIVVVAKGTVVKK